The Sylvia atricapilla isolate bSylAtr1 chromosome 12, bSylAtr1.pri, whole genome shotgun sequence genome has a segment encoding these proteins:
- the AKTIP gene encoding AKT-interacting protein isoform X2 → MNPFWSMSTGSVRKRSDTEEKTLSGELRTSPLRASAKKQLPSIPKNAVPITKPASPATSSQSTNGTHASYGPFYLEYSLLAEFTLVVKQKLPGVYVQPSYRSALMWFGVIFIRHGLYQDGVFKFTVYIPDNYPDGDCPRLVFDLPVFHPLVDPVSGELDVKRAFAKWRRNHNHIWQVLMYARRVFYKIDTSSPQNPEAAVLYEKDVQLFKSKVVDSVKLCSSHLFDQPKIEDPYAIIFSPWNPAIHDEAREKMLTQKKPEDQHCKSMHVSGLSWVKPGSVQPFSKEEKTMPT, encoded by the exons ATGAACCCTTTCTGGAGCATGTCTACAGGTTCTGTGCGCAAG AGATCTGacactgaagagaaaacattGAGTGGAGAGCTTCGAACCAGTCCCCTGCGAGCCTCTGCAAAGAAACAGTTGCCTTCTATCCCAAAGAATGCAGTGCCAATAACCAAGCCTGCTTCAcctgccacctcctcccagTCCACAAATGGAACACATGCTTCTTATGGGCCCTTTTATTTGGAGTACTCTCTACTTGCAGAATT TACCTTGGTGGTGAAGCAGAAGTTGCCAGGTGTCTACGTGCAGCCCTCCTACCGATCAGCTTTAA TGTGGTTTGGTGTAATATTCATTAGACATGGGCTCTACCAGGATGGTGTGTTCAAGTTCACTGTCTATATTCCTGATAATTACCCAGATGGAGACTGCCCG CGCTTGGTTTTTGACCTGCCTGTCTTCCACCCACTAGTGGACCCTGTATCTGGTGAACTGGATGTGAAAAGAGCATTTGCAAAATGGAG gAGAAATCATAATCACATATGGCAAGTGTTAATGTACGCTCGCAGAGTCTTCTACAAGATTGATACAAGCAGTCCTCAGAACCCtgaggctgcagtgct GTATGAAAAAGATGTTCAGCTATTCAAAAGTAAAGTCGTAGACAGTGTCAAACTATGCAGTAGTCATTTATTTGATCAGCCCAAAATAGAGGACCCCTATGCAATTAT CTTTTCTCCTTGGAATCCAGCTATACATGATGAAGCTAGAGAGAAGATGTTGACTCAGAAG AAGCCAGAAGATCAGCACTGCAAAAGCATGCACGTCTCTGGCCTGTCCTGGGTGAagcctggctctgtgcagcccttcagcaAAGAAGAGAAGACGATGCCCACTTAA
- the AKTIP gene encoding AKT-interacting protein isoform X1, whose amino-acid sequence MNPFWSMSTGSVRKRSDTEEKTLSGELRTSPLRASAKKQLPSIPKNAVPITKPASPATSSQSTNGTHASYGPFYLEYSLLAEFTLVVKQKLPGVYVQPSYRSALMWFGVIFIRHGLYQDGVFKFTVYIPDNYPDGDCPRLVFDLPVFHPLVDPVSGELDVKRAFAKWRRNHNHIWQVLMYARRVFYKIDTSSPQNPEAAVLYEKDVQLFKSKVVDSVKLCSSHLFDQPKIEDPYAIIFSPWNPAIHDEAREKMLTQKKKPEDQHCKSMHVSGLSWVKPGSVQPFSKEEKTMPT is encoded by the exons ATGAACCCTTTCTGGAGCATGTCTACAGGTTCTGTGCGCAAG AGATCTGacactgaagagaaaacattGAGTGGAGAGCTTCGAACCAGTCCCCTGCGAGCCTCTGCAAAGAAACAGTTGCCTTCTATCCCAAAGAATGCAGTGCCAATAACCAAGCCTGCTTCAcctgccacctcctcccagTCCACAAATGGAACACATGCTTCTTATGGGCCCTTTTATTTGGAGTACTCTCTACTTGCAGAATT TACCTTGGTGGTGAAGCAGAAGTTGCCAGGTGTCTACGTGCAGCCCTCCTACCGATCAGCTTTAA TGTGGTTTGGTGTAATATTCATTAGACATGGGCTCTACCAGGATGGTGTGTTCAAGTTCACTGTCTATATTCCTGATAATTACCCAGATGGAGACTGCCCG CGCTTGGTTTTTGACCTGCCTGTCTTCCACCCACTAGTGGACCCTGTATCTGGTGAACTGGATGTGAAAAGAGCATTTGCAAAATGGAG gAGAAATCATAATCACATATGGCAAGTGTTAATGTACGCTCGCAGAGTCTTCTACAAGATTGATACAAGCAGTCCTCAGAACCCtgaggctgcagtgct GTATGAAAAAGATGTTCAGCTATTCAAAAGTAAAGTCGTAGACAGTGTCAAACTATGCAGTAGTCATTTATTTGATCAGCCCAAAATAGAGGACCCCTATGCAATTAT CTTTTCTCCTTGGAATCCAGCTATACATGATGAAGCTAGAGAGAAGATGTTGACTCAGAAG AAGAAGCCAGAAGATCAGCACTGCAAAAGCATGCACGTCTCTGGCCTGTCCTGGGTGAagcctggctctgtgcagcccttcagcaAAGAAGAGAAGACGATGCCCACTTAA